A genome region from Carya illinoinensis cultivar Pawnee chromosome 2, C.illinoinensisPawnee_v1, whole genome shotgun sequence includes the following:
- the LOC122300657 gene encoding peroxisomal membrane protein PMP22-like isoform X2: protein MSDIINVAWTKYLLQLQLHPLKTKAITAGVLAGCSDAVAQKISGIKKLQLKRLLLIMLYGFAYGGPFGHFLHKLMDIIFKGKKDNKTVVKKVLLEQLTSSPWNNFFFMMYYGLVVEGRPWGLVKNKVRKDYPSIQLTAWKFWPIVGWVNYQYMPLQFRVIFHSFVASCCKICYK, encoded by the exons ATGTCTGACATTATCAACGTGGCTTGGACGAAATATCTCCTGCAGCTTCAACTCCACCCTCTTAAAACCAAG GCTATCACAGCGGGGGTTTTAGCCGGGTGTAGTGATGCAGTTGCCCAAAAGATTTCTGGGATCAAGAAGCTTCAATTGAAAAGATTACTTCTTATCATG CTCTATGGTTTTGCATATGGAGGACCTTTTGGGCACTTCCTCCACAAGTTAATGGATATAATTTTCAAGGGGAAGAAGGACAACAAAACTGTTGTGAAGAAG GTGTTATTGGAACAGCTAACCTCTTCCCCTTGGAACAACTTTTTCTTCATGATGTACTATGGTTTGGTAGTCGAAG GAAGACCATGGGGTTTAGTGAAGAATAAAGTTCGAAAGGACTACCCCTCTATTCAGTTGACAGCATGGAAG TTTTGGCCTATAGTTGGTTGGGTGAATTACCAATACATGCCTTTGCAATTCCGCGTCATATTTCACAGCTTTGTCGCCTCTTGCTG CAAGATCTGTTACAAATAA
- the LOC122300657 gene encoding peroxisomal membrane protein PMP22-like isoform X1, which produces MSDIINVAWTKYLLQLQLHPLKTKAITAGVLAGCSDAVAQKISGIKKLQLKRLLLIMLYGFAYGGPFGHFLHKLMDIIFKGKKDNKTVVKKVLLEQLTSSPWNNFFFMMYYGLVVEGRPWGLVKNKVRKDYPSIQLTAWKFWPIVGWVNYQYMPLQFRVIFHSFVASCWAIFLNLKARSVTNKKA; this is translated from the exons ATGTCTGACATTATCAACGTGGCTTGGACGAAATATCTCCTGCAGCTTCAACTCCACCCTCTTAAAACCAAG GCTATCACAGCGGGGGTTTTAGCCGGGTGTAGTGATGCAGTTGCCCAAAAGATTTCTGGGATCAAGAAGCTTCAATTGAAAAGATTACTTCTTATCATG CTCTATGGTTTTGCATATGGAGGACCTTTTGGGCACTTCCTCCACAAGTTAATGGATATAATTTTCAAGGGGAAGAAGGACAACAAAACTGTTGTGAAGAAG GTGTTATTGGAACAGCTAACCTCTTCCCCTTGGAACAACTTTTTCTTCATGATGTACTATGGTTTGGTAGTCGAAG GAAGACCATGGGGTTTAGTGAAGAATAAAGTTCGAAAGGACTACCCCTCTATTCAGTTGACAGCATGGAAG TTTTGGCCTATAGTTGGTTGGGTGAATTACCAATACATGCCTTTGCAATTCCGCGTCATATTTCACAGCTTTGTCGCCTCTTGCTG GGCAATCTTTCTGAATCTGAAAGCAAGATCTGTTACAAATAAGAAGGCCTAG
- the LOC122300656 gene encoding glycine-rich cell wall structural protein, whose translation MGRGTRRVALLCLLCLHVLTVSVIARNVASVGKNEKEKFLNIGDGGGFGGGSGGGGGVGGGFGKGGGIGGGIGKGGGVGGGFGKGGGIGGGIGKGGGFGGGVGGGHGGGVGGGIGKGGGIGGGIGKGGGFGGGVGGGHGGGVGKGGGVGGGVGDGIGKGGGIGGGHGFGKGRGIGGGHGGEFGKGGGVGGGAGGGFGKGGGIGKGGGIGGGHGGGFGKGGGVGNGNGGGHGDGFRKGGGHGRGVGGGIGKGSGTGGGIGKGGGFGGGVGGGHGGRFGKGGGIGGGIGKGGGVDGGIGQGGGGGLGGGIGKGGGIGGGDGGFGNGGGIGGGGDFGKGGGIGGGFGKGGGFGGGIGGGSGGGFGGGFGKGGGIGGGSGGGYGGGGGFGGGVGGGGGFGGGVGGGAGYGGGAGGGGGFGGGGGFGGGGGGGIGHH comes from the coding sequence ATGGGTCGTGGCACTAGGAGAGTTGCTCTGTTATGCTTACTCTGTCTTCATGTTCTTACAGTGAGTGTGATTGCTAGGAATGTAGCGAGTGTGGGTaagaatgagaaagaaaagTTTCTAAACATTGGGGATGGAGGAGGATTTGGAGGTGGAagtggaggtggtggtggtgttggTGGTGGCTTTGGAAAGGGTGGCGGCATTGGTGGTGGGATTGGTAAGGGAGGTGGTGTTGGTGGTGGCTTTGGTAAAGGTGGTGGCATTGGGGGTGGAATAGGCAAGGGTGGTGGCTTTGGAGGTGGAGTTGGTGGTGGTCATGGTGGAGGAGTTGGTGGTGGCATTGGCAAGGGTGGTGGTATTGGTGGTGGAATAGGCAAGGGTGGTGGCTTTGGAGGTGGAGTTGGTGGTGGTCACGGTGGAGGGGTTGGAAAAGGTGGGGGAGTTGGCGGAGGAGTTGGTGATGGAATAGGTAAGGGTGGTGGCATTGGTGGTGGTCATGGTTTTGGAAAAGGTCGGGGTATTGGTGGAGGTCATGGTGGAGAGTTTGGAAAAGGTGGGGGAGTTGGCGGAGGAGCTGGTGGTGGATTTGGTAAAGGAGGAGGCATTGGCAAGGGTGGTGGAATTGGTGGAGGTCATGGTGGAGGGTTTGGAAAAGGTGGAGGTGTTGGCAATGGAAATGGTGGAGGTCATGGTGATGGGTTTAGAAAAGGTGGGGGACATGGCAGAGGAGTTGGTGGTGGCATTGGTAAGGGTAGTGGAACTGGGGGTGGAATAGGCAAGGGTGGTGGCTTTGGAGGTGGAGTTGGTGGAGGTCACGGTGGAAGGTTTGGGAAAGGTGGGGGAATTGGTGGCGGAATAGGTAAGGGTGGTGGTGTCGATGGTGGCATTGGTCAAGGTGGTGGGGGAGGCCTTGGTGGAGGCATTGGGAAGGGTGGTGGCATTGGTGGTGGTGATGGCGGCTTTGGAAATGGTGGTGGCATTGGAGGTGGTGGTGACTTTGGAAAAGGTGGTGGCATTGGAGGTGGGTTTGGTAAAGGTGGTGGATTTGGTGGCGGCATTGGAGGTGGATCTGGTGGTGGGTTTGGAGGGGGATTTGGCAAAGGTGGTGGAATAGGAGGCGGTTCAGGAGGTGGATATGGTGGAGGTGGTGGATTTGGTGGAGGAGTAGGCGGAGGTGGTGGGTTTGGTGGAGGAGTAGGCGGAGGTGCTGGGTATGGTGGAGGAGCAGGTGGAGGTGGTGGATTTGGTGGTGGAGGCGGCTTTGGTGGAGGAGGCGGCGGTGGGATTGGACACCACTAA
- the LOC122300658 gene encoding uncharacterized protein LOC122300658: MSYHAQRILTPGASRKRKEREVLYSLKPSAPATAASKPGEPLSSNRLLAGYMAYEFLKKGTLFGQKFDPARAEAVPLASSSAESKRWKPVAEAAAASVKKEHQSYAEVASILKTDGAHIPGVVNPTQLARWIQM, translated from the coding sequence ATGAGTTATCACGCCCAACGGATTTTGACGCCTGGGGCGTCAAGAAAGCGCAAGGAGAGAGAAGTCTTGTATTCCTTGAAGCCGTCGGCTCCAGCCACGGCGGCTTCGAAGCCAGGAGAGCCGCTATCGTCAAATCGGCTTCTAGCCGGGTACATGGCGTACGAATTCCTCAAGAAGGGTACCCTATTCGGCCAGAAGTTCGACCCGGCACGAGCCGAGGCGGTGCCGCTGGCTAGTTCGTCGGCGGAGTCGAAGAGGTGGAAGCCGGTAGCTGAGGCTGCGGCGGCGAGCGTGAAGAAGGAGCATCAAAGTTACGCTGAGGTGGCGAGCATATTGAAGACGGATGGGGCCCACATTCCTGGGGTTGTCAACCCTACGCAACTCGCTCGGTGGATTCAGATGTGA